In a genomic window of Meleagris gallopavo isolate NT-WF06-2002-E0010 breed Aviagen turkey brand Nicholas breeding stock chromosome 1, Turkey_5.1, whole genome shotgun sequence:
- the LOC104913073 gene encoding ovostatin-like, which yields MNCLETAFSNGVHNLYNHALFAYVYGLADKQERYQYFLEKLDKRATRSDGSVYWQRENKPPAEHFPAFYSRAPSAEIEMTSYVLLALLNKAKLTPDDLSYISRIVYWLVKQQNPYGGFSSSQDTVVALQALAQYGYLTFSKESRNTIKVSFMEIPKKAFQVNDKNRFLLQQTSLPIVPGNYSVEVYGTGCVYMQTTLRYNIHLPKKAAGFFLSVESANVSCTSNFPPKFDLVFSASYTGNRNVSNMAIVDVKMLSGFNPDRSSLKKLQYQPSVVDHVDIKNDHIFFYLQKLSQKEISFSFSVEQSLPVSNIKPAPVHIYDYYETDEYAFVEYNTPCSPPSN from the exons ATGAACTGTTTGGAGACTGCATTTAGCAATGGGGTCCACAACCTGTATAACCATGCCCTCTTTGCCTATGTTTATGGCTTAGCTGACAAACAGGAAAGATatcaatattttcttgaaaagttGGACAAAAGAGCTACCAGAAGTG atggtTCAGTTTACtggcagagagaaaataagCCACCAGCAGAACATTTCCCTGCTTTCTATTCCCGTGCTCCTTCTGCTGAGATCGAAATGACGAGCTATGTGCTTTTGGCTTTGCTCAACAAAGCCAAACTTACACCAGATGACTTATCATACATTTCTCGCATTGTGTACTGGCTTGTGAAACAGCAGAACCCATATGGTGGTTTCTCCTCCAGCCAG gacaCTGTTGTTGCCCTCCAAGCTTTAGCCCAATATGGATACCTCACCTTCTCTAAGGAAAGTCGTAATACAATTAAGGTCAGCTTCATGGAAATTCCCAAGAAGGCTTTCCAGGTGAACGACAAGAACCGCTTCTTACTGCAGCAAACTTCCCTACCCATTGTTCCGGGGAATTACAGTGTAGAAGTGTATGGCACTGGCTGTGTCTATATGCAG ACAACCCTGAGATACAACATCCATTTACcaaagaaggctgcaggattttttctctctgtagaGTCAGCCAATGTGTCCTGTACAAGCAACTTCCCACCAAAGTTTGACCTTGTCTTCTCTGCCAG ttaCACAGGAAATCGTAATGTCTCCAACATGGCTATTGTTGATGTGAAGATGCTCTCAGGATTTAATCCCGATAGATCTTCCCTGAAAAAG ctTCAATACCAGCCTTCTGTTGTGGATCATGTAGACATCAAGAATGACCACATCTTCTTCTACCTTCAGAAG CTCTCCCAGAAAGAAATCAGCTTCTCCTTCAGTGTAGAACAAAGTCTGCCTGTGTCAAATATCAAGCCAGCACCAGTACATATTTATGATTACTACGAAACAG atgAATATGCCTTTGTAGAATATAATACGCCTTGCTCCCCACCTTCCAACTGA